A genome region from Halorussus pelagicus includes the following:
- a CDS encoding zinc ribbon domain-containing protein, with amino-acid sequence MSPRTTPNFCSQCGASLSPGDSFCSQCGSAVDEETAGAQGVAPDTDAAALSDPGLRERVESLALDGWEVKRDDGDGVVMVNRTIGSLWIHALLLAVTTPAGNLLYAWYNYSPGAERIELRPDGTERRPDENSSEWTLKSAVGIAAGLLFGAWLAFVGTLALWLTSSFLTTLLAVVFLLGAVASIPLAMQFAPGFESPTTFGRRQTTDEEIVDEPNRPCSACARPVGTGVRRTFAEKRYVAGIPVETLSEGENIYCRACANGDPFVRERDDDETGPEREREFA; translated from the coding sequence GTGAGTCCTCGCACCACACCTAACTTCTGTTCGCAGTGCGGAGCGTCGCTATCGCCCGGCGACAGCTTCTGTTCGCAGTGCGGGTCCGCCGTGGACGAGGAGACCGCGGGCGCTCAGGGTGTTGCGCCCGACACCGACGCGGCGGCCCTCTCCGACCCCGGTCTCCGAGAGCGCGTCGAATCGCTCGCGCTCGACGGCTGGGAGGTGAAGCGCGACGACGGCGACGGCGTCGTGATGGTCAACCGAACAATCGGGTCGCTGTGGATACACGCGCTCCTGTTGGCGGTCACCACTCCTGCCGGAAACCTGCTGTACGCGTGGTACAACTACTCGCCCGGAGCCGAACGCATCGAACTCCGCCCGGACGGTACCGAGCGCCGCCCCGACGAGAACTCGTCAGAGTGGACGCTGAAGTCCGCTGTCGGCATCGCGGCCGGACTGCTGTTCGGGGCGTGGCTCGCGTTCGTCGGCACGCTGGCGCTCTGGCTCACGTCGTCGTTCCTGACGACCCTCCTCGCAGTCGTCTTCCTGCTGGGGGCAGTCGCGTCGATTCCGCTCGCCATGCAGTTCGCGCCGGGCTTCGAATCGCCGACGACGTTCGGCCGTCGCCAGACGACCGACGAGGAAATCGTGGACGAACCCAATCGCCCGTGTTCGGCCTGCGCTCGCCCGGTCGGAACCGGCGTGCGCCGGACCTTCGCCGAGAAGCGCTACGTCGCCGGGATTCCCGTGGAAACGCTGAGTGAGGGCGAAAATATCTACTGCCGAGCGTGCGCGAACGGCGACCCGTTCGTCCGGGAGCGAGATGACGACGAAACGGGACCGGAGCGAGAACGAGAGTTCGCCTGA
- the gyrB gene encoding DNA topoisomerase (ATP-hydrolyzing) subunit B encodes MSQESEYGAGQIQVLEGLQAVRKRPAMYIGSTDTRGLHHLVFEVVDNSIDEALAGYCDSIDVNIRDDGSVAISDDGRGIPVDTHEEYDKPAVEVILTVLHAGGKFDNKSYQVSGGLHGVGVSVVNALSERLEVEVKRDGALWHQRFERGEPVTPLERVRDLEPDEETGTEIQFWPDSDIFETTEFTYSTLESRLRELAFLNSGVQISLADLREDGDSDTFEYEGGIREFVEYLNETKTPLHDEVIYFEDEDQDIQVEVATQATDELQGSIHAFANNINTREGGTHLTGFKTALTRFVNDYANDNDLLGDLDENLKGEDVREGLTAVISVKHPDPQFEGQTKTKLGNSEVRGIVESAIHEGLSTYFEENPTTAEAIVSKAVEAAKARKAAKKAEELTRRKNALESSALPGKLADCQSRDPTESELFVVEGDSAGGSAKQARDREFQAILPLFGKVLNVEKHRLDRVLENDKIRHFITALGTGIGDEFEIDDARYHKIIIMTDADVDGAHIRTLYLTLLYRYMKPLLEAGYVYAAQPPLYRIRYRGETYDAMTEAERERIIEEKCDGNPTQVQRFKGLGEMNPEQLWETTMNPDNRILKQITIEDAAAADKMFSVLMGDAVEPRKQFIKEHASEADWVDI; translated from the coding sequence ATGAGTCAGGAAAGTGAATACGGGGCCGGGCAGATTCAGGTTCTCGAAGGCCTACAGGCGGTTCGGAAACGCCCGGCGATGTATATCGGTTCTACCGATACACGCGGCTTACATCACCTCGTTTTCGAGGTCGTTGACAATTCTATCGACGAGGCCCTCGCCGGTTACTGTGACTCGATTGATGTAAACATCCGCGACGACGGGTCGGTGGCTATCTCCGACGACGGTCGCGGGATTCCGGTAGACACCCACGAGGAGTACGACAAGCCCGCAGTCGAGGTCATTCTGACCGTCCTCCACGCTGGCGGGAAGTTCGACAACAAGTCCTATCAGGTCTCGGGCGGTCTCCACGGCGTCGGCGTCTCGGTGGTCAACGCGCTCTCGGAGCGCCTCGAAGTTGAGGTCAAGCGCGACGGCGCGCTCTGGCACCAGCGGTTCGAACGGGGCGAACCCGTCACGCCGCTCGAACGCGTGCGCGACCTCGAACCCGACGAAGAGACCGGGACCGAGATTCAGTTCTGGCCCGACAGCGACATCTTCGAGACGACCGAGTTCACGTATTCGACGCTGGAGAGTCGGCTTCGAGAACTCGCCTTCCTCAACTCCGGGGTGCAGATTTCGCTCGCGGACCTCCGCGAGGACGGCGACTCGGACACCTTCGAGTACGAGGGCGGGATTCGGGAGTTCGTCGAGTATCTCAACGAGACGAAGACCCCGCTCCACGACGAGGTCATCTACTTCGAGGACGAGGACCAAGACATTCAGGTCGAGGTGGCGACGCAGGCCACCGACGAGCTTCAGGGGTCCATCCACGCTTTCGCCAACAACATCAACACGCGCGAGGGCGGCACACACCTCACCGGGTTCAAGACGGCCCTGACGCGGTTCGTCAACGACTACGCCAACGACAACGACCTTCTGGGCGACTTGGACGAGAACTTGAAAGGCGAGGACGTGCGGGAGGGTCTGACGGCGGTTATCTCGGTCAAGCACCCCGACCCGCAGTTCGAGGGCCAGACCAAGACCAAACTGGGCAACAGCGAGGTCCGAGGCATCGTCGAATCGGCGATTCACGAGGGACTCTCGACGTACTTCGAGGAGAACCCGACGACCGCCGAGGCCATCGTCTCGAAGGCCGTCGAGGCCGCAAAAGCCCGAAAAGCCGCCAAGAAAGCCGAGGAGTTGACTCGACGAAAGAACGCCTTGGAGTCGAGCGCGCTCCCCGGAAAACTGGCTGACTGCCAATCGCGCGACCCCACCGAGTCCGAACTCTTCGTGGTGGAGGGCGACTCCGCGGGCGGGAGCGCGAAGCAGGCCCGCGACCGGGAGTTTCAGGCCATTTTGCCGCTGTTCGGCAAGGTGCTGAACGTCGAGAAACACCGCCTCGACCGGGTGCTGGAGAACGACAAGATTCGCCACTTCATCACCGCGCTCGGCACCGGCATCGGCGACGAGTTCGAGATAGACGACGCGCGCTACCACAAGATAATCATCATGACGGACGCGGACGTGGACGGCGCGCACATCCGAACGCTCTATCTGACGCTCCTGTATCGATACATGAAGCCCCTGCTGGAAGCGGGCTACGTCTACGCGGCCCAACCGCCGCTCTACCGGATTCGCTACCGCGGCGAGACGTACGACGCCATGACCGAGGCCGAGCGCGAGCGGATTATCGAAGAGAAGTGCGACGGCAACCCCACGCAGGTCCAGCGGTTCAAGGGTCTCGGGGAGATGAACCCCGAACAGCTCTGGGAGACCACGATGAATCCCGACAACCGCATCCTGAAGCAGATCACCATCGAGGACGCCGCCGCGGCGGACAAGATGTTCTCGGTGCTGATGGGCGACGCCGTCGAACCGCGAAAGCAGTTCATCAAAGAACACGCCAGCGAAGCCGACTGGGTTGACATCTGA
- a CDS encoding HAD family hydrolase yields the protein MTDYDAILFDNDGVLVEPPSDATLRRAAESAFRAVGVESPDEEHVADVLRGVTPESLHEVCDTYGLDPDEFWTARDRHASAAQRDEFREGARARYDDVAAVEDLAHEFGLVSSNQHETIEFVLDHCGFRDLFGTHYGREMGVGSLDKKKPNPHYLERALADLGGETALYVGDSESDVAAAHRAGLDSAFVRRDHCRGVELSVEPNYEVPDLRGVAEIAGD from the coding sequence ATGACCGACTACGACGCGATTCTGTTTGACAACGACGGCGTACTGGTCGAACCGCCAAGCGACGCGACTCTCCGACGGGCGGCCGAATCGGCCTTCCGCGCGGTGGGCGTCGAGTCGCCCGACGAGGAACACGTCGCCGACGTACTTCGGGGCGTCACGCCCGAGAGTCTACACGAAGTCTGCGACACCTACGGGTTGGACCCCGACGAGTTCTGGACGGCGCGGGACCGCCACGCTTCGGCGGCCCAGCGCGACGAGTTCCGCGAGGGAGCGCGCGCCCGCTACGACGACGTTGCGGCCGTCGAGGACCTCGCCCACGAGTTCGGTCTCGTGAGTTCGAACCAGCACGAGACCATCGAGTTCGTCCTCGACCACTGTGGATTCCGAGACCTGTTCGGCACGCACTACGGCCGCGAGATGGGCGTCGGGAGTCTCGACAAGAAGAAGCCGAACCCCCATTACCTTGAGCGCGCGCTGGCCGACCTCGGGGGCGAGACCGCCCTCTACGTCGGCGACAGCGAGAGCGACGTGGCGGCGGCCCACCGCGCGGGTCTCGACTCCGCGTTCGTCCGGCGCGACCACTGCCGCGGCGTCGAGTTGTCGGTCGAACCCAACTACGAGGTCCCGGACCTCCGAGGAGTGGCCGAGATAGCGGGTGATTGA
- the gyrA gene encoding DNA gyrase subunit A, with translation MSTDTPDLPDEVAERVRNVRVEDEMEQSYIDYAMSVIAGRALPDVRDGLKPVHRRILYAMHRAGISSWASHRKSSNIVGDTMGDFHPHGDKSIYDALVRMAQDFSMRYPLVDGQGNFGSIDGDPAAAMRYTEARMGPIAEELLADIDMDTVDWKSNYDDRLQEPEVLPSAFPNLLVNGSSGIAVGMSTNIPPHNLGEVVDATVELIENPDATVEDLMEHVKGPDFPTGANIVGRNSVHAAYKTGRGRIRMRAEFEVEERETGSDRIVISELPFQTNKARMIEKIADAVNDGSLEGIRDLRDESDRDGIRVVVELKQNAMTEVVKNQLLEGYLEKTFGVINLALVDGEPKVLSLKETLQHYLDHRKEVVRRRSQHELDEAEDRAHILEGRLTALEHADDVVDIIQDAEDRDGAKADLQAEYDFSDEQVDHIVRMQLGSLTSMEAAEIEDEYEDVQSRIERLKTILGDESELLSVIEEELLAVKDEYDDDRRTSFIENTDEVTREDLIAEEDVVVVVTEQDYVKRMPVAQFDAQNRGGKGIIGGDIKEGDRVSKVFRANTHDYLLCFTNQGQVYSLKAYEIPEMSRTARGKSAVNLLDLDDGEEITAVVNTDDFEDGECLSMVTRDGYVKRTAASEFDNILSTGIIAAKLEDGDELVDVKVTDGSTDLLVATRGGMAIRFDEDEARTMGRNARGVRGVDLEGDDTVAGMVAAEDGTDRDLLTVTENGYGKRTALSEYRKQSRNGKGLVDIKTGGRNGGVTSVKAVAPADHLVIMSDDGQIMRIRASDISEVGRNTMGVKVMELEGDDGVASVDVIPDGSGSDDSDESAESEA, from the coding sequence ATGAGTACGGATACACCGGACCTCCCCGACGAGGTCGCAGAGCGAGTACGGAACGTCCGCGTCGAGGACGAGATGGAGCAGAGCTACATCGACTACGCGATGTCGGTCATCGCGGGCCGCGCGCTCCCTGACGTGCGCGACGGACTGAAGCCCGTCCACCGGCGCATCCTCTACGCGATGCACCGGGCGGGCATCTCCAGCTGGGCAAGCCATCGGAAGTCCTCGAACATCGTCGGCGACACGATGGGCGACTTCCACCCCCACGGTGACAAGTCCATCTACGACGCGCTCGTTCGGATGGCACAGGACTTCTCGATGCGGTACCCCCTCGTGGACGGGCAGGGGAACTTCGGCTCTATCGACGGCGACCCGGCCGCCGCGATGCGATACACCGAGGCCCGAATGGGTCCCATCGCCGAGGAGTTGCTGGCCGATATCGACATGGACACCGTCGATTGGAAATCGAACTACGACGACCGCTTGCAGGAACCGGAGGTGTTGCCCTCGGCGTTCCCGAATCTGTTGGTCAACGGGTCGTCGGGCATCGCGGTCGGCATGTCCACGAACATCCCGCCGCACAATCTCGGCGAAGTCGTGGACGCGACGGTGGAACTCATCGAGAATCCCGACGCGACCGTCGAGGACCTGATGGAACACGTCAAGGGTCCGGATTTCCCGACCGGCGCGAACATCGTCGGCCGGAACTCGGTTCACGCCGCCTACAAGACGGGGCGGGGTCGAATCCGGATGCGCGCGGAGTTCGAGGTCGAGGAGCGCGAGACCGGGAGCGACCGCATCGTTATCAGCGAACTTCCGTTCCAGACCAACAAGGCCCGGATGATAGAGAAGATAGCCGACGCGGTCAACGACGGGTCGCTCGAAGGCATCCGCGACCTGCGCGACGAGTCCGACCGCGACGGCATCCGGGTCGTGGTCGAACTCAAGCAGAACGCGATGACGGAAGTCGTCAAGAACCAACTGCTGGAGGGCTACCTCGAAAAGACCTTCGGCGTCATCAACCTCGCGCTGGTCGATGGCGAACCGAAGGTGCTGTCGCTCAAGGAGACGCTCCAGCACTACCTCGACCACCGCAAGGAGGTCGTCAGACGGCGGAGCCAGCACGAACTCGACGAGGCCGAGGACCGCGCCCACATCCTCGAAGGGCGTCTCACGGCGCTCGAACACGCCGACGACGTAGTGGACATCATTCAGGACGCCGAGGACCGCGACGGCGCGAAAGCCGACCTGCAAGCCGAATACGACTTCTCCGACGAGCAGGTCGATCACATCGTTCGGATGCAGTTGGGTAGCCTCACCTCGATGGAGGCCGCCGAAATCGAAGACGAGTACGAGGACGTCCAATCCCGCATCGAGCGCCTCAAGACCATCCTCGGCGACGAGTCGGAACTGCTCTCGGTCATCGAGGAGGAGCTACTTGCGGTCAAAGACGAGTACGACGACGACCGGCGGACCTCGTTCATCGAGAACACCGACGAAGTGACCCGCGAGGACCTCATCGCCGAGGAGGACGTGGTCGTGGTCGTCACCGAGCAGGACTACGTCAAGCGGATGCCCGTCGCCCAGTTCGACGCGCAGAACCGCGGCGGCAAGGGCATCATCGGCGGCGACATCAAGGAGGGCGACCGCGTCTCGAAGGTGTTCCGAGCGAACACTCACGACTACCTGCTCTGTTTCACCAATCAGGGGCAGGTCTACAGCCTGAAGGCCTACGAGATTCCCGAGATGTCCCGGACGGCGCGGGGCAAGTCGGCGGTCAACCTGCTTGACTTGGACGACGGCGAAGAGATTACCGCGGTCGTCAACACCGACGACTTCGAGGACGGGGAGTGTCTGAGCATGGTTACGCGCGACGGCTACGTCAAGCGGACCGCCGCCTCGGAGTTCGACAACATCCTCTCGACGGGTATCATCGCCGCCAAACTGGAGGACGGCGACGAACTCGTGGACGTGAAAGTGACCGACGGATCGACCGACCTGCTGGTCGCCACTCGCGGCGGCATGGCGATTCGTTTCGACGAGGACGAGGCCCGCACGATGGGCCGGAACGCTCGGGGCGTCCGGGGCGTTGACCTCGAAGGCGACGACACGGTCGCCGGGATGGTCGCGGCCGAGGACGGCACCGACCGCGACCTGCTGACGGTCACGGAGAACGGCTACGGCAAGCGGACGGCCCTCTCGGAGTACCGCAAGCAGTCGCGCAACGGGAAGGGTCTGGTCGATATCAAGACCGGCGGCCGGAACGGCGGCGTCACGTCGGTCAAGGCCGTTGCCCCGGCCGACCACCTCGTTATCATGAGCGACGACGGCCAGATTATGCGGATTCGCGCGAGCGATATCTCCGAAGTCGGCCGGAACACGATGGGCGTGAAGGTAATGGAACTGGAAGGCGACGACGGCGTGGCCAGCGTGGACGTGATTCCGGACGGAAGCGGAAGCGACGACTCCGACGAGTCGGCCGAGAGCGAAGCGTAG
- a CDS encoding DNA topoisomerase IV subunit A has protein sequence MSADNEAEAQEKLIDLAAEFYDQFERGDIPEMSLPTRTKSNIVFDEDENVWVYGDRESTRSANSVRGARKLLKAIYTIDFLSEQLEEDRSSTLRELYYLSESWDVNEAQFSSQDESNQLVEDLEIVSEVTREDFHMRPEESGATIMGPLYLREQTRRGEREIHCQKDVGEGGYQIPNNPDTIEFLDHDADFVLCVETGGMRDRLVENGFDEKYNTIVVHLKGQPARATRRITKRLHDELDLPVTVFTDGDPWSYRIFGSVAYGSIKSAHLSEYLATPEAQFIGIQPEDIVEYDLPTDPLSDSDVNALESELEDPRFQTDYWEEQIEIQLDIGKKSEQQSLASHGLDFVTERYLPERLEAMGVL, from the coding sequence ATGAGCGCAGACAACGAAGCAGAAGCCCAAGAGAAACTCATCGACCTCGCCGCGGAGTTCTACGACCAGTTCGAGCGCGGCGACATCCCCGAGATGTCGCTCCCGACCCGGACCAAGAGCAACATCGTCTTCGACGAGGACGAGAACGTCTGGGTGTACGGCGACCGCGAAAGCACACGGAGCGCCAACAGCGTCCGGGGCGCTCGTAAACTACTGAAGGCTATATACACTATCGACTTCCTCTCCGAGCAGTTGGAGGAAGACCGTTCATCGACCCTGCGTGAACTCTACTACCTCAGCGAGAGCTGGGACGTGAACGAGGCGCAGTTCTCCTCGCAGGACGAGTCCAACCAGTTGGTCGAGGACTTAGAAATCGTCTCGGAGGTCACGCGCGAGGACTTCCACATGCGCCCCGAGGAGTCGGGCGCGACCATCATGGGACCGCTCTATCTCCGCGAACAGACTCGCCGCGGCGAGCGCGAGATCCACTGTCAGAAGGACGTTGGAGAGGGCGGCTACCAGATTCCGAACAACCCCGACACCATCGAGTTTCTGGACCACGACGCCGACTTCGTCCTCTGCGTGGAGACCGGTGGCATGCGCGACCGACTGGTCGAGAACGGCTTCGACGAGAAGTACAACACCATCGTCGTCCACCTCAAGGGTCAGCCAGCGCGCGCGACTCGCCGCATCACCAAGCGCCTCCACGACGAACTCGACCTGCCCGTAACCGTCTTCACCGACGGCGACCCGTGGTCGTACCGCATCTTCGGGTCGGTAGCCTACGGGTCCATCAAGTCGGCCCACCTCAGCGAGTATTTGGCCACGCCGGAGGCCCAGTTCATCGGCATCCAACCCGAAGACATCGTGGAGTACGACCTGCCGACCGACCCCCTCAGCGACTCCGACGTGAACGCGCTCGAAAGCGAACTCGAAGACCCGCGCTTCCAGACCGACTACTGGGAGGAGCAGATAGAGATTCAACTTGACATCGGGAAGAAGTCCGAACAGCAGTCGCTGGCGTCTCACGGACTGGACTTCGTGACCGAGCGGTATTTGCCCGAGCGACTCGAAGCGATGGGCGTCCTGTAG
- a CDS encoding pyridoxamine 5'-phosphate oxidase family protein encodes MERLRWVQLTEQERDDFLGDGGTGTLSFSTEGADPPFSLPVSYGYDAGNFYFRLAFPDDSGKNQVVDNPVAFVTHARTDEGWRSVVAAGTLEDVTDMDYDSAAVQGMWAVDIPKVDVFEDPPDDVPFRQFRLVPERLTGRKEVRSDDSTKA; translated from the coding sequence ATGGAAAGGTTACGGTGGGTGCAACTGACCGAACAGGAGCGCGACGACTTCCTTGGCGACGGCGGCACGGGCACGCTCTCGTTCTCGACCGAAGGCGCGGACCCTCCGTTCTCGCTCCCGGTCTCGTACGGCTACGACGCCGGGAACTTCTACTTCAGACTCGCGTTCCCCGACGACAGCGGGAAGAACCAAGTGGTCGATAACCCAGTCGCTTTCGTCACGCACGCCCGGACTGACGAGGGGTGGCGGAGCGTCGTCGCCGCCGGAACGCTCGAAGACGTGACCGACATGGACTACGACTCCGCCGCGGTGCAGGGGATGTGGGCCGTGGACATCCCCAAGGTGGACGTGTTCGAGGACCCGCCAGACGACGTACCGTTCCGGCAGTTCCGACTCGTCCCCGAGCGACTGACCGGCCGGAAGGAAGTTCGGTCGGACGACTCCACGAAGGCGTGA
- a CDS encoding TOBE domain-containing protein: MPLSARNRLAGTVKSLDTAGLTAEVVVETDDGTEVTSIITSKSADRLGLAEGADVNAVVKATDVMIESE; this comes from the coding sequence ATGCCACTCAGCGCACGTAACCGACTCGCGGGAACCGTGAAGTCGCTCGACACGGCGGGACTGACGGCGGAAGTCGTCGTGGAGACCGACGACGGAACCGAGGTCACGTCGATAATCACCAGCAAGTCGGCTGACCGACTCGGCTTGGCGGAAGGCGCGGACGTGAACGCGGTCGTCAAAGCGACCGACGTGATGATTGAGAGCGAGTAA
- a CDS encoding DNA topoisomerase VI subunit B: MPSIQSTLGEEEGIAEELAESQRQISIAEFFEKNKHMLGFDSGARGLVTAVKEAVDNALDATEEAGIKPDIYVEIDDEGDYYTLVVEDNGPGITKEQVPKVFGKLLYGSRFHAREQSRGQQGIGISAAVLYAQQTSGKPAKITSKTEEGTEQYFELIIDTDENEPEIKHEADSPPVGKHVNDTHGTRIELEMEANMRARQQLQRYIKHTAVVNPHARIEYREPSMDEPQQFRRAERAELPAETEEIRPHPHGVELGTLLKMLASTDSHSISGFAQEEFTRVGRKTADSILDNFRDRHFGREAAWQPPQSNQKSDLARAVASAVSNKTADATAAFGDEVAETVTARNRVAHSELVEIVAETAESVGDGEAFNETFGDTVQQNAVEAAWAELTEGRTSDLYGLVDAATSTRKDDETIHGLAERLAKRFEKGRERDRATHDELRDYVDTAADQTEEFDDATIGETARENVVMEVWNAMVTVPDEVPKVREFVDDRDMSSDLLAAMTETDIISPPTNCLSPITADLVEAGLRKEYDADFYAASTRDADVHGGDPFIVEAGIAYGGELEEEGKAEVLRFANRVPLVYQRGACATTDVVKSIGWRNYNLSQPGGSGIPNGPAVIMVHVASTNVPFTSESKDAVANVPEIEDEIELAIREAARELKSYLNKRKSLEKRKKKQNVIASILPEMAEKLADVTDQSEPRYEDALARIMNNVLVEREVENGTVRLTVENNSDTNASPEITEIVNAQPQNLSDGATAVDMDGEWFVKWSPTVGSGDEVTLEYEVGEDASFDVSVEGIEDPKLTINQ, translated from the coding sequence ATGCCATCTATCCAGTCGACGCTCGGCGAGGAGGAGGGGATCGCCGAGGAGTTGGCCGAGAGCCAACGCCAGATCTCTATCGCCGAGTTCTTCGAGAAGAACAAGCACATGCTCGGGTTCGACAGCGGTGCCCGAGGGCTGGTGACAGCGGTGAAGGAGGCGGTTGACAACGCCCTCGACGCGACCGAGGAGGCGGGTATCAAGCCCGACATCTACGTCGAAATCGACGACGAGGGCGACTATTACACCCTCGTCGTCGAGGACAATGGTCCCGGAATCACCAAAGAGCAGGTCCCGAAAGTCTTCGGAAAACTCCTCTACGGCTCGCGGTTCCACGCCCGAGAACAGAGCCGCGGTCAGCAGGGAATCGGGATTTCGGCGGCGGTCCTCTACGCCCAGCAGACCTCCGGCAAGCCAGCGAAGATTACCAGCAAGACCGAGGAAGGGACCGAGCAGTACTTCGAACTCATCATCGACACCGATGAGAACGAACCGGAAATCAAACACGAGGCCGACTCGCCGCCCGTGGGCAAGCACGTCAACGACACCCACGGGACTCGCATCGAGTTGGAGATGGAGGCCAACATGCGGGCGCGCCAGCAGCTCCAGCGTTACATCAAGCACACAGCGGTCGTCAACCCCCACGCTCGCATCGAGTACCGCGAACCGAGCATGGACGAGCCACAGCAGTTCCGGCGGGCCGAGCGCGCGGAACTCCCGGCCGAGACTGAAGAGATTCGCCCGCACCCCCACGGCGTCGAACTCGGGACGTTGCTGAAGATGCTCGCTAGCACTGACTCCCACAGCATTTCGGGATTCGCACAGGAGGAGTTCACCCGTGTCGGTCGCAAGACCGCCGACTCCATCCTTGACAACTTCCGCGACCGCCACTTCGGCCGCGAGGCGGCGTGGCAACCGCCCCAGAGCAACCAGAAATCCGACCTCGCGCGCGCAGTCGCGTCCGCGGTCTCGAACAAGACCGCGGACGCGACCGCCGCGTTCGGCGACGAGGTCGCCGAGACCGTCACCGCTCGAAACCGGGTCGCTCACAGCGAACTGGTCGAAATCGTCGCCGAGACCGCCGAGTCGGTCGGCGACGGCGAGGCGTTCAACGAGACGTTCGGCGACACCGTACAACAAAACGCCGTCGAAGCCGCGTGGGCCGAACTCACGGAGGGGCGGACCAGCGATCTCTACGGACTCGTGGACGCCGCGACCAGCACCCGGAAGGACGACGAGACCATCCACGGTCTCGCCGAACGCCTCGCCAAGCGCTTCGAGAAGGGCCGCGAGCGCGACCGCGCGACTCACGACGAGTTGCGCGACTACGTGGACACGGCCGCCGACCAGACCGAAGAGTTCGACGACGCGACCATCGGCGAGACGGCGCGCGAAAACGTCGTCATGGAGGTCTGGAACGCGATGGTCACGGTCCCCGACGAGGTGCCGAAAGTCCGGGAGTTCGTGGACGACCGCGACATGTCCAGCGACCTGTTGGCGGCGATGACCGAAACCGACATCATTTCGCCGCCGACCAACTGCCTGTCGCCCATCACCGCCGACCTCGTGGAGGCCGGACTCCGAAAGGAGTACGACGCCGACTTCTACGCGGCTTCGACCCGCGACGCCGACGTTCACGGCGGCGACCCCTTCATTGTGGAGGCCGGAATCGCCTACGGCGGCGAGTTGGAAGAGGAGGGCAAGGCCGAGGTCCTGCGGTTCGCCAACCGCGTCCCGCTGGTCTACCAGCGTGGGGCCTGTGCGACGACCGACGTGGTCAAATCCATCGGCTGGCGCAACTACAACCTGAGCCAACCCGGCGGGTCGGGCATCCCGAACGGCCCGGCGGTCATCATGGTCCACGTCGCCTCGACCAACGTGCCGTTCACCAGCGAGAGCAAGGACGCCGTCGCCAACGTCCCCGAAATCGAGGACGAAATCGAGTTGGCGATTCGGGAGGCCGCCCGCGAGTTGAAGTCGTATCTCAACAAGCGCAAATCGCTTGAGAAGCGCAAGAAAAAGCAGAACGTTATCGCCTCGATTCTTCCGGAGATGGCCGAGAAGTTGGCCGACGTGACCGACCAGAGCGAACCCCGGTACGAGGACGCGCTGGCCCGAATCATGAACAACGTGCTGGTCGAACGCGAAGTCGAGAACGGCACCGTTCGGCTCACCGTCGAGAACAACAGCGACACGAACGCCTCGCCGGAAATCACCGAAATCGTGAACGCGCAACCACAGAATCTCTCGGACGGCGCAACCGCCGTGGACATGGACGGCGAGTGGTTCGTCAAGTGGTCGCCGACCGTCGGGAGCGGCGACGAGGTCACGTTGGAGTACGAGGTCGGCGAGGACGCATCGTTCGACGTTAGCGTCGAAGGAATCGAGGACCCGAAACTCACCATCAACCAATGA